The Gemmatimonadales bacterium genome includes a region encoding these proteins:
- a CDS encoding SxtJ family membrane protein has translation METGVPARLSARDGRRFGLEVGAAFLVLAGVSSWRGHSRSAVVLSIMGCAFVSAGLLVPGRMTSIRRVWMRSAEAISKVTTPLVMGALYFLVLTPMGVLLKVCGHRPLAPRKDGPAWIARHPTQGGRSDLKRQF, from the coding sequence TTGGAAACAGGCGTACCAGCTCGATTGAGCGCACGGGACGGGCGCCGATTCGGACTAGAGGTCGGCGCCGCGTTCCTCGTCCTCGCTGGGGTCTCGAGCTGGCGCGGGCACTCTCGAAGCGCTGTGGTGCTCAGCATCATGGGCTGCGCGTTTGTGAGCGCCGGACTTCTGGTGCCCGGACGCATGACGTCGATTCGTCGGGTCTGGATGCGATCGGCGGAGGCGATCTCCAAGGTGACCACACCGCTCGTGATGGGTGCTTTGTATTTCTTGGTACTCACCCCCATGGGCGTCTTGCTGAAGGTCTGTGGCCACCGGCCGCTCGCCCCGCGCAAGGATGGTCCGGCGTGGATTGCTCGCCATCCAACGCAGGGCGGGCGCAGCGATCTCAAACGTCAATTCTGA
- a CDS encoding DUF5989 family protein, protein MPHSSLVRELWAFLRVRKKWWLLPVIVMMLLVGTLLVIAQGSALAPFIYTLF, encoded by the coding sequence ATGCCTCATTCAAGTCTGGTAAGGGAGCTCTGGGCATTTCTCCGAGTGCGCAAGAAGTGGTGGCTCCTGCCGGTGATCGTGATGATGCTGCTGGTCGGCACTCTGCTGGTGATCGCTCAGGGTTCAGCGCTCGCCCCCTTCATCTACACGCTGTTCTGA
- a CDS encoding carbamoyltransferase, whose amino-acid sequence MADTYVLGISAFYHDSAACLLRNGEILAAAQEERFSRLKGDASFPHRAVEYCLKEGGVSVGDLASIGFYDKPLLKFERILETYLAIAPRGFSSFLKAGPVWIREKLFTDRRLREELGYAGELLYAEHHESHAASAFFPSPFQEAAILTVDGVGEWATASFGIGRGSDLQLSRELQWPDSLGLLYSAFTYYTGFRVNSGEYKVMGLAPYGEPKYVDLIYRELVDLKDDGSFSLNQKYFNYVGGLTMTSEAFHQLFGGPPRTPDSNLTQREMDLARSIQVVCEEIMLRMARALHRETGLENLCLAGGVALNCVANGRLLREGPFRRLWIQPAAGDAGGALGVAQLAWYRHHGGARAISPQGDAMHGAYLGPAYPDREIEEALHAEGAVYERPDRCDLLRAVACLLAEGKVIGWFNGRMEFGPRALGSRSILGDPRSPRMQAQMNLKIKFREGFRPFAPSVLRERVAEYFELDCASPYMLLVAPVREEHRAPVAARDRRLWGIDQLNVVRSDIPAVTHVDYSARIQTVSRDTNPDYYDLIREFECLTGCAVLVNTSFNVRGEPIVCSPADAYRCFMRTDIDHLVLGPYLLAKSAQPESREKADWKQAYQLD is encoded by the coding sequence ATGGCAGATACATACGTGTTGGGCATTTCGGCGTTCTACCACGACAGTGCCGCCTGCCTTCTGCGAAATGGTGAAATCCTCGCCGCTGCGCAGGAAGAGCGATTCAGCAGGTTAAAAGGCGACGCGAGCTTTCCGCATCGAGCGGTCGAGTACTGCTTGAAGGAAGGTGGCGTTTCGGTTGGGGATCTGGCCTCGATCGGATTCTACGACAAGCCCCTGCTCAAATTTGAGCGCATTCTGGAGACCTATCTCGCTATCGCTCCGAGAGGCTTTAGCTCCTTCCTGAAGGCGGGACCCGTTTGGATCCGGGAGAAGCTTTTCACTGATCGGCGACTGCGCGAAGAGCTGGGGTACGCTGGCGAGCTCCTTTACGCCGAGCACCACGAGTCTCACGCGGCCAGCGCCTTCTTCCCGTCTCCCTTTCAGGAGGCGGCGATTCTCACGGTCGACGGGGTAGGTGAGTGGGCCACAGCGAGCTTTGGCATCGGACGGGGGAGTGATCTCCAGCTCAGTCGGGAGCTGCAGTGGCCTGACTCTCTCGGACTCCTCTACTCCGCGTTCACCTACTACACTGGATTCCGGGTGAACTCCGGTGAATACAAGGTCATGGGGCTGGCCCCCTACGGCGAACCGAAATACGTTGACCTCATCTACCGGGAATTGGTGGATCTCAAGGACGATGGGTCGTTCAGCCTGAATCAGAAGTACTTCAACTATGTCGGCGGCCTCACCATGACCAGCGAGGCCTTCCACCAGCTCTTTGGAGGACCGCCCCGCACTCCCGATAGCAACCTTACCCAGCGTGAGATGGACCTTGCCCGCTCCATTCAGGTGGTGTGCGAGGAGATCATGCTGCGCATGGCGCGGGCGTTGCACCGAGAGACCGGACTGGAAAATCTTTGTCTCGCGGGCGGTGTGGCTCTCAATTGTGTCGCCAATGGCCGTCTCCTCCGAGAAGGTCCGTTCCGCCGGTTATGGATACAGCCGGCCGCCGGTGATGCCGGCGGTGCGCTTGGTGTCGCGCAACTGGCCTGGTATCGGCACCATGGAGGTGCGCGTGCCATCTCCCCACAGGGGGATGCGATGCATGGGGCCTACCTGGGCCCAGCGTACCCCGACCGAGAGATCGAAGAGGCTCTCCACGCGGAAGGGGCCGTCTACGAGCGACCTGATCGGTGCGATCTCCTTCGAGCCGTCGCCTGCCTGCTCGCCGAAGGAAAAGTAATCGGCTGGTTCAACGGTCGAATGGAGTTCGGCCCGCGGGCGCTGGGGTCCCGGAGCATCCTGGGAGACCCGAGGAGCCCTCGCATGCAGGCGCAAATGAATCTCAAAATCAAATTTCGCGAAGGGTTCCGGCCATTCGCGCCAAGCGTCCTCCGCGAGCGGGTCGCTGAGTACTTCGAGCTCGACTGCGCCTCACCCTATATGCTGTTGGTTGCCCCAGTTCGGGAGGAACACCGGGCCCCCGTAGCAGCTCGGGACCGTCGGCTCTGGGGCATCGACCAGCTCAACGTCGTCCGATCCGACATTCCGGCGGTGACTCACGTCGACTACTCGGCCCGGATCCAGACGGTGAGCCGGGACACAAATCCGGACTACTACGATCTCATCCGCGAGTTCGAGTGCCTCACCGGATGCGCGGTTCTCGTCAACACCTCGTTCAACGTCCGCGGTGAGCCGATCGTGTGCAGTCCGGCGGATGCGTACCGCTGCTTTATGCGGACCGACATCGACCATCTCGTTCTCGGTCCCTACCTGCTCGCCAAGAGTGCCCAACCTGAATCCAGGGAGAAGGCGGATTGGAAACAGGCGTACCAGCTCGATTGA